The Mycolicibacterium duvalii DNA window CGCCGCCACATCCGCGACGCCGTCAAACTGGCCGAGGAACTCGGCGTCGCGGGCATCACCAGCGCCGCTTTGGCCTGGTCGGTGCAGCTGGACTTCCAATGCGGGCACGGCCTCGACGAGGTCGCGCTGGATCGCGCGCTCGAGCTCTACGACAGTTCGCTGGATCTTCCGATCATCTTCCGCGCCCCGATGATCAACGCGCTGGCGCTGTCGGGCACCGGACGCCTGGAGGAGGCCCACCGCCAGCTGGTCGAGCTGCGCACCGTCGGTCTCGAACGCGGCGCCGAGAGCGACATGATGGCCATCGCGGGTTTCCTTGCCATCAACCACATCTGGCGCGGGCAGATCGCCGAGGCACAGGCAGAGGCCGCCGAGGCCGTCGAACGGGCCGAACAGCTCGGCGGCGACGAGGTGCTGATCATCCCGATGACCGTGCGCGCGGCGGCCGCGGCGTTCGCGGGCCGGGTGGACGAGGCCCGCGCCGATGCCCGCTGGGTCCTCGACGCGTCGTCGCGCCGGCAGTCCAGCCTGGCCGACTGGCCGGGTATGACGCTGTGTTTCCTGGAAGAGTCGCTGGGCAATCACCGGGCCGCGCTCGACGCGTTGGACCACGACTTCCTCCACCCGAGCACCGCGGTCGCCACCGAGCTGATCATGTCCTGGCATCTGCCCGACGCCATCGAGGCGATGGTCGGCGTCGGCCAGCTCACCGACGCCGAGAACCTCACCGCCGCTTTGGAACACGCCGGCGAGCAACACAGGCGTCCGTGGACCCGGGCGGTCGGCGCGCGCTGCCGGGCCATGCTGCTGGCCGCGGGTGGCGACGTCGCGGCCGCCGAGCAGTCGGCGCAGCAGGCGATGAGGGAACACGAGTTACTGCCGATGCCGTTCGAACGTGCCCGCACCCAGCTGGTACTGGGCCAGTTACAGCGCAGGCTGCGCCGAAAGAGCGCTGCGGCCGCGACGTTGACCGACGCGCTGCGAACCTTCGAACGGTTGGGCACCCCGCTGTGGGCGCAACGGGCACAAGCCGAATTGTCCCGTACCGCCGTTTCGGCGTCCGGTGGCGCAGGCGGTCTCACGACGTCCGAGCAGCGGGTCGCCGAGCTGGCCGCATCGGGTGCGACGAACAAGGAGATCGCGGCGGCGATGTTCATCACCCCCAAGACCGTCGAGCATCACCTCACCAAGATCTACCGCAAGCTCGGGATCGGCTCGCGCGCCGAACTGGGCCGGCGGATGGACCAGATCCACAGCAACGGCGACTAGGTGACCCACTCGGGCTGCTGTTCGACGTCTACGGCGGCGAAGTCCTTGTGCGCCAGGTGCGCAAGGGTTCCCCCGTCGACGACGAACTCGGCACCGGTCGAGAAGCTCGACTCATCCGAGGCGAGGTAGACCACCAGGTTGCTGACATCCTCGGGCCGGCCGATGCGGCCGAGCGCGGTGTGGAAGATGTCCTCGGGCACCCAGTCGGCCATCGGCGTCTTGATCAGGCCGGGGTGGATCGAGTTGACCCGGATACCAAGTGGTCCCAGTTCCAGCGCGGTCGACTTGGTCAGGCCGCGCACCGCCCACTTGGTGGCTGTGTAGCCGTGGCAGGCGATGGTGCCGGCCATGCCTTCGATGGACGAGATGTTGATGATCGACCCGCCCCCGGCGGCCTTCATCGCCGGCGTCGCCGCCCGGATACCGAGAAACACCCCGGTCAGGTTGATGTCGAGAATGCGGTGCCATTCGGCGAGTTCGTAGTCTTCGACGGTGCCGATGCTGAGGATGCCGGCATTGTTGACCAACACGTCCAGTCGGCCGAACTCGGCGACGGCGACCGCGACCGCGGCGTCCCAGTCCTGCGGGCGGGTGACGTCGAGATGGACGTAGCGCGCCGCGTCGCAGAGTTCGGCGGCGACCTGCCGACCCTCGTCGTCGAGGATGTCCCCGCACACCACCCGGGCGCCGTGCCGGGTCAACTCACGCGCGTGCGAGGCCCCCATCCCCCGTGCCGCGCCACTGACCAGGGCGACCTTACCGGCCAGCCGACCTGTCATGAAACCTCCTGTGCACGTGCGGTACTCATCTCGTAATCAGCGGGGTCGGGGTGGTGGGTCCACTTCCAGTAGTCCACGATGCGCCACGCGAACAGCGTGGGCAATTCGCCGGCGGAGTTCTTGTAGTAACTACTCGTGACCGCGGGGTGCGCGTAGACCATGGTCTGCAGACGTTCCTGGCTGCGACGGTGGTAGTCGGTGCACACATCGGCCTTCGGCATCGCCGCATCGGCGCCGTGGGTGAGGATCATGTCGATGCACCCGAGGATGTAGCGCATCTGGCATTCCGAGTT harbors:
- a CDS encoding glucose 1-dehydrogenase; translation: MTGRLAGKVALVSGAARGMGASHARELTRHGARVVCGDILDDEGRQVAAELCDAARYVHLDVTRPQDWDAAVAVAVAEFGRLDVLVNNAGILSIGTVEDYELAEWHRILDINLTGVFLGIRAATPAMKAAGGGSIINISSIEGMAGTIACHGYTATKWAVRGLTKSTALELGPLGIRVNSIHPGLIKTPMADWVPEDIFHTALGRIGRPEDVSNLVVYLASDESSFSTGAEFVVDGGTLAHLAHKDFAAVDVEQQPEWVT